CAATTCATTTGTAAGTTTTACTAACCTTTGGCTAGAGTCCTTATAGCCACCTACAATAACTAAATTATAATTTTTATTTAGATCCTTATATATTTTAGAAAAAGCAATTAACACCGAAGACACATTCTTCCTTTCACTAAACCCTCCTAGGTATAGTATAAATGGGTCTGATAAATTATACATATCCTTTAGAAAGGCTTTACAAAGAACTTTATCTAAAGGGGTATATTTTTTATCTGCAGCTAGTGGAGTTACAAAAATCTTATTTTCATCTATAGGGAAAAATCTAAGAATATCCCGCTTTGAAAATTCTGACACAGTTATTATTCCATCAGCATTTCCTATAATTAAGGGCATTTCTTTTAAAAATTTTAGTAAATATCCTTTTCCCACTGTTTCGGGCATAACGTATGGAATTAAATCGTGAATAGTTATTATTTTTTTGCAAGATATTTGCTCAGAGTAACCTATTCCGTTTTGGGGCATATGATATATGTCTATTTTCTCTTTTGACAAGTTGGCTGGAAAATAGTGATCCTCAAAGAATCTTTGATGTCTTTTAGAGGTCATTATTATTTTGCAGTTTTCTTTTTTTATACTTTCGTAATTATTACCTGACCAATAAACATTGTAGTTATTTATAGAATCTATGTTAATTAAATTTTTAAGTAGATTTTCTGTATAAGTGCCTATACCTGTGCCACTATAAAAATTGATACCTCTAGCATCAATTGCAATCCTCATGGGATTCACTCCTTAATATTATTAGAAAAACCCTGTATTCATAATTAACTCATCTCGGTTAAAAGATAATATATATTAATAT
This DNA window, taken from Clostridium estertheticum, encodes the following:
- a CDS encoding glycosyltransferase family 4 protein, with translation MRIAIDARGINFYSGTGIGTYTENLLKNLINIDSINNYNVYWSGNNYESIKKENCKIIMTSKRHQRFFEDHYFPANLSKEKIDIYHMPQNGIGYSEQISCKKIITIHDLIPYVMPETVGKGYLLKFLKEMPLIIGNADGIITVSEFSKRDILRFFPIDENKIFVTPLAADKKYTPLDKVLCKAFLKDMYNLSDPFILYLGGFSERKNVSSVLIAFSKIYKDLNKNYNLVIVGGYKDSSQRLVKLTNELKIDSHVIFTGYVPEEHLPIFYNSCDAFVYPSFYEGFGLPPLEAMNCGTPVIASNITSIPEVVGDGGILINPYDISEISSAIGNLLSNDILRAELSYKGLKRASEFSWQNTAINTLKAYESVYNTNSL